A section of the Microbacterium sp. MM2322 genome encodes:
- a CDS encoding MMPL family transporter, whose product MSTILFTLGRWAYRHSWRVLIAWILLLGLIGGGVALFMKGTDNAFAIPGTEAQQGLELLNRTFPQASGASAQLIVVAPDGDSVKDQPLRGEIDDLVTRLGDIDGVTSATSPFDKMVTGLVSDDDRAGLIQMQFDGSSTEVSPATVDAVKKAAADFHDALPQGAQSALGGDLFASSVPALSIVEVVGVLIALFVLIVTFRSFTVAWFPLVSALIGVALAIALIFLATAVTTISSTTPMLAVMLGLAVGIDYALFIVSRHQDQVRAGMDPEESAAGAVGTAGSAVVFAGVTVMIALVGLSIAGIPFLSTMGIAAAVAVAVAVAVALSLTPALLGFAKGRVVGWGGRMLQRGVSTRRRKSDAETVSAANDAPAAAPAASVAPARPNRWVMLVTRHPIIATVAVVVGLGIMAIPSGSLHLALPNAGVQPPSSQARQAYDLNAEYFGAGSNGPLVMTGTIVTSTDPLGLMDDLKKEVEAIPGVKRVALATPNETADTGLIQIVPTTAPDDPATADLVRELRSHHDEWQDKYGVDLKVTGFTAVGIDVSDRLGAALLPFGIFVVGLSFILLMVVFRSIWVPLKATLGYLLSILAAFGAVAAVFEWGWLADLLHVTRTGPVISFMPIILMGVLFGLAMDYEVFLVSRMREDFVHAVRARGGRANRETAVAAVRSGFTASARVVVAAAVIMFAVFAAFVPEGDSSIKPIALGLAVGIAVDAFLVRMTLTPAVMALLGDKAWWMPRWLERMLPKVDIEGEAVEHERAHAQWPEPGWTGALAADDLEVRAESADADILVFSGASVRLDDGGTLLVTAADPHASRAFLLTVAGRIAPTSGLLRVSGHLLPGRAAWVRAHVSVAELSGAETPLADLRRALAGRTRFVVIVGLDSLTGADRDQAAALLRDASNTVAAKGGELTIVASARDVEAARSILADAYRPKPDTLRVSAPSPLETDAPTQVIPS is encoded by the coding sequence GTGTCCACCATCCTCTTCACCCTCGGCCGATGGGCCTACCGCCACTCGTGGCGCGTGCTCATCGCGTGGATCCTGCTGCTCGGACTCATCGGAGGCGGCGTCGCCCTCTTCATGAAGGGCACGGACAACGCCTTCGCCATCCCGGGGACCGAGGCCCAGCAGGGTCTCGAGCTGCTGAACCGCACGTTCCCGCAGGCGAGCGGCGCGAGCGCGCAGCTGATCGTGGTCGCGCCCGACGGCGACTCGGTGAAGGACCAGCCGCTCCGCGGCGAGATCGACGATCTCGTGACGCGCCTCGGCGACATCGACGGCGTCACCTCGGCGACGTCGCCCTTCGACAAGATGGTCACCGGTCTCGTCTCGGACGACGATCGGGCCGGGCTCATCCAAATGCAGTTCGATGGCTCGTCGACCGAGGTCTCCCCCGCCACGGTGGACGCGGTCAAGAAGGCCGCCGCCGATTTCCACGACGCACTCCCCCAGGGCGCCCAGTCCGCCCTCGGCGGCGACCTGTTCGCCTCGTCGGTGCCCGCGCTGTCGATCGTCGAGGTCGTCGGAGTCCTGATCGCGCTGTTCGTCCTCATCGTGACGTTCCGATCGTTCACGGTCGCGTGGTTCCCCCTGGTCAGCGCCCTCATCGGCGTCGCCCTCGCGATCGCGCTCATCTTCCTCGCGACCGCCGTGACGACCATCTCCTCGACGACCCCGATGCTCGCAGTCATGCTCGGACTCGCCGTCGGGATCGATTACGCCCTGTTCATCGTGTCGCGACATCAGGATCAGGTCCGCGCGGGCATGGACCCCGAGGAATCCGCCGCCGGCGCCGTCGGCACGGCCGGTTCCGCCGTGGTGTTCGCCGGCGTCACCGTGATGATCGCCCTCGTCGGCCTCAGCATCGCCGGCATCCCGTTCCTCTCCACCATGGGCATCGCCGCAGCCGTCGCCGTGGCGGTGGCCGTGGCGGTCGCCCTGAGCCTCACGCCCGCCCTCCTCGGTTTCGCGAAGGGCCGGGTCGTCGGCTGGGGCGGACGGATGCTGCAGCGCGGCGTCTCCACGCGCCGCCGGAAGTCGGATGCCGAAACTGTCAGCGCAGCGAACGACGCTCCGGCAGCCGCGCCCGCGGCCTCGGTGGCGCCCGCGCGCCCCAACCGCTGGGTGATGCTCGTCACGCGGCATCCGATCATCGCGACGGTCGCTGTCGTCGTGGGCCTCGGAATCATGGCGATCCCGTCGGGGAGCCTGCACCTGGCCCTCCCCAACGCCGGTGTGCAGCCGCCGTCGAGCCAGGCACGCCAGGCCTACGACCTGAACGCGGAGTACTTCGGCGCAGGATCGAACGGCCCGCTGGTCATGACCGGGACCATCGTCACGTCGACCGACCCGCTCGGCCTCATGGACGACCTCAAGAAGGAGGTCGAGGCGATCCCCGGCGTCAAGCGCGTCGCTCTCGCCACCCCGAACGAGACCGCTGACACAGGTCTCATTCAGATCGTCCCGACCACGGCCCCCGACGACCCGGCGACCGCCGACCTCGTCCGCGAGCTGCGTTCGCACCACGACGAGTGGCAGGACAAGTACGGTGTCGACCTGAAGGTGACCGGCTTCACGGCCGTCGGCATCGACGTCTCCGACCGCTTGGGGGCGGCCCTCCTCCCCTTCGGCATCTTCGTCGTCGGACTCTCCTTCATCCTCCTGATGGTCGTCTTCCGCTCGATCTGGGTGCCGCTGAAGGCGACGCTCGGCTACCTGCTGTCGATCCTCGCCGCCTTCGGCGCCGTCGCCGCCGTGTTCGAGTGGGGCTGGCTCGCCGACCTCCTCCACGTGACGCGCACAGGTCCCGTGATCAGCTTCATGCCGATCATCCTCATGGGCGTGCTGTTCGGCCTCGCGATGGACTACGAGGTCTTCCTCGTCTCGCGGATGCGCGAAGACTTCGTCCACGCTGTCCGCGCACGCGGTGGACGGGCGAACCGTGAGACCGCCGTCGCCGCCGTCCGCAGCGGTTTCACCGCGTCGGCGCGCGTCGTCGTCGCGGCCGCCGTCATCATGTTCGCGGTGTTCGCGGCGTTCGTCCCCGAAGGCGACAGTTCGATCAAACCGATCGCGCTGGGCCTCGCCGTCGGCATCGCCGTCGACGCCTTCCTCGTGCGTATGACGCTGACCCCGGCGGTGATGGCCCTGCTGGGCGACAAGGCATGGTGGATGCCGCGCTGGCTCGAGCGCATGCTTCCCAAGGTCGACATCGAGGGCGAGGCGGTCGAGCACGAACGTGCGCACGCTCAGTGGCCGGAGCCCGGCTGGACCGGTGCGCTCGCGGCGGACGACCTCGAGGTGCGCGCCGAATCCGCCGACGCCGACATCCTCGTGTTCTCGGGTGCGAGCGTCCGCCTGGACGACGGCGGCACGCTGCTCGTGACCGCGGCGGACCCGCATGCCTCCCGGGCGTTCCTGCTCACGGTCGCGGGGCGCATCGCGCCGACCTCCGGCCTTCTGCGCGTGTCGGGGCACCTGCTGCCCGGTCGCGCCGCGTGGGTCCGTGCGCACGTGTCGGTTGCCGAGCTCTCCGGCGCCGAGACTCCCCTGGCCGACCTGCGGCGCGCCCTCGCGGGCCGCACCCGGTTCGTCGTGATCGTCGGCCTCGACTCCCTCACGGGGGCCGACCGTGATCAGGCCGCTGCCCTCCTCCGCGATGCGTCGAACACCGTCGCCGCCAAGGGCGGCGAGCTGACGATCGTGGCCTCCGCCCGCGACGTCGAGGCGGCCCGCAGCATCCTCGCGGATGCGTACCGACCGAAGCCCGACACCCTGCGCGTCTCCGCACCCTCCCCCCTCGAAACCGACGCCCCCACCCAGGTGATCCCCTCATGA
- a CDS encoding alpha-N-arabinofuranosidase, whose amino-acid sequence MTSARLTVDVASPIGEVRRKIFGGFVEHLGRHIYDGIHEPSHETADAEGFRTDVIDLVKELGVDTIRYPGGNFVSGFRWEDSVGPVAERPRRLDLAWHSTETNEVGLHEFSSWLEKVGSDLMMAVNLGTRGTLEAIDLLEYCNIRSGTTLSDQRVENGATKPFDIRMWCLGNEMDGPWQLGHRSAEDYGKLASRTAKGMRQLDPSIQLVVCGSSGATMPTFGEWERVVLTHTYEDVDLISCHAYYEEKDGDIDSFLASAVDMDRFIETVVATADHVGAVQRSSKKIDISFDEWNVWYLSRWENVEKIDGIDNWPVAPRLLEDVYSVVDAVVFGSLMISLLKHADRVASASLAQLVNVIAPIMTEPGGPAWRQTTFFPFSLTSRLAQGTALRVLIDAPSYETAVFGEVPLVDAVATRDDETGQSSVFLVNRSRTESIEVTVDVSGLGVSSITETHTLSDDDVYAKNTLADRERVASRANESARVENGTLTITLPPVSWTAVALS is encoded by the coding sequence ATGACCTCCGCACGACTCACCGTCGACGTTGCATCTCCCATCGGGGAGGTCCGTCGCAAGATCTTCGGCGGTTTCGTCGAGCACCTCGGCCGCCACATCTACGACGGCATCCACGAGCCCAGCCACGAGACGGCGGATGCCGAGGGTTTCCGCACCGACGTCATCGACCTCGTCAAGGAGCTCGGAGTCGACACGATCCGCTACCCCGGCGGCAACTTCGTGTCGGGCTTCCGCTGGGAGGACTCGGTCGGCCCCGTCGCGGAGCGGCCGCGGCGGCTCGATCTGGCCTGGCACTCGACCGAGACGAACGAGGTCGGCCTGCACGAGTTCTCGTCGTGGCTCGAGAAGGTCGGGAGCGACCTGATGATGGCCGTGAACCTCGGCACACGGGGCACGCTCGAGGCGATCGATCTGCTCGAGTACTGCAACATCCGCTCGGGCACGACTCTCAGCGATCAGCGCGTTGAGAACGGCGCGACGAAGCCGTTCGACATCCGCATGTGGTGCCTCGGCAACGAGATGGACGGCCCGTGGCAGCTCGGCCACCGGTCGGCGGAGGACTACGGCAAGCTCGCCTCGCGGACGGCGAAGGGGATGCGGCAGCTCGACCCGTCGATCCAGCTCGTCGTGTGCGGCTCGTCGGGTGCGACGATGCCGACGTTCGGCGAGTGGGAGCGCGTGGTCCTCACGCACACGTACGAGGACGTCGACCTGATCTCGTGCCATGCGTACTACGAGGAGAAGGACGGCGACATCGACAGCTTCCTCGCCTCGGCCGTCGACATGGACCGCTTCATCGAGACGGTCGTCGCGACCGCCGACCACGTGGGTGCGGTGCAGCGGTCGTCGAAGAAGATCGACATCTCGTTCGACGAGTGGAACGTCTGGTACCTGTCTCGGTGGGAGAACGTCGAGAAGATCGACGGCATCGACAACTGGCCGGTGGCTCCGCGGCTGCTCGAGGACGTGTATTCGGTGGTGGATGCCGTGGTCTTCGGCAGCCTCATGATCTCGCTACTCAAGCACGCCGACCGGGTCGCCAGTGCGTCGCTTGCGCAGCTCGTCAACGTGATCGCGCCGATCATGACGGAGCCGGGTGGGCCGGCGTGGCGGCAGACGACGTTCTTCCCGTTCTCGCTGACGTCGCGCCTCGCGCAGGGGACCGCGCTGCGGGTGCTGATCGACGCGCCGTCGTACGAGACGGCGGTTTTCGGCGAGGTTCCGCTCGTCGACGCCGTCGCGACGCGCGACGACGAGACCGGGCAGAGCTCAGTGTTCCTCGTGAACCGCAGCCGCACCGAGTCGATCGAGGTGACGGTCGACGTGTCGGGCCTGGGCGTTTCGTCGATCACCGAGACGCACACGCTGTCGGATGACGACGTCTACGCGAAGAACACGCTGGCCGATCGTGAGCGGGTGGCGTCGCGGGCGAACGAGTCTGCGCGCGTCGAGAACGGCACGCTGACGATCACGCTGCCGCCGGTGTCGTGGACGGCGGTCGCCCTCAGCTGA
- a CDS encoding o-succinylbenzoate synthase: protein MHLPPLADLRATARVVSLPLHTRFRGIDVREAMLLEGPEGWTEFSPFAEYGDVESATWLAAAIEYGWQPTPRALRDAIPVNATVPAVAAASVADILARFDGCRTAKIKVAEPGQVLADDVARVRAVREAMGPEGRLRVDANGGWNLDEAEHAIHALAEFDLEYVEQPCATVPELAELRGRIRYMDIPIAADESVRKADDPVAVARAGAADLLVIKAQPLGGVRRALSVVAEAGLPAVVSSALDTSVGLAMGVALAASLPELDFDCGLGTASLLAADVTRNPLRPRNGELPVGRVTPDSALLDAHAASVERREWWLARLERCHAVLSAGG from the coding sequence ATGCACCTGCCACCGCTCGCCGACCTCCGCGCAACGGCGCGCGTGGTGTCGCTCCCCCTTCACACCCGCTTCCGCGGCATCGACGTCCGCGAGGCGATGCTGCTCGAAGGCCCCGAGGGGTGGACCGAGTTCTCGCCGTTCGCCGAGTACGGCGACGTCGAGTCGGCCACCTGGCTGGCGGCGGCGATCGAGTACGGCTGGCAGCCGACCCCACGGGCCCTCCGCGACGCGATCCCGGTGAACGCGACGGTGCCGGCTGTGGCCGCGGCATCCGTCGCCGATATCCTCGCCCGCTTCGACGGATGCCGGACCGCCAAGATCAAGGTCGCCGAACCCGGTCAGGTGCTCGCCGATGACGTGGCGCGCGTGCGCGCGGTCCGCGAGGCGATGGGCCCCGAGGGCCGCCTCCGCGTCGACGCCAACGGCGGATGGAACCTCGATGAGGCCGAGCACGCGATCCACGCCCTCGCAGAGTTCGATCTCGAGTACGTCGAGCAGCCCTGCGCGACGGTGCCGGAGCTCGCGGAGCTGCGCGGCCGCATCCGCTACATGGACATCCCGATCGCGGCGGACGAGAGCGTCCGGAAGGCCGACGACCCCGTCGCCGTCGCCCGCGCGGGAGCGGCCGATCTGCTCGTGATCAAAGCTCAGCCGCTGGGTGGGGTGCGGCGGGCTCTGTCGGTCGTCGCAGAAGCGGGCCTCCCCGCGGTCGTCTCGAGCGCGCTCGACACGTCGGTGGGTCTCGCGATGGGTGTCGCGCTGGCGGCATCCCTTCCCGAGCTCGACTTCGACTGCGGGCTGGGGACCGCATCCCTCCTCGCCGCCGATGTCACCCGGAATCCGCTGCGCCCCCGGAACGGGGAGCTCCCGGTCGGTCGGGTCACGCCCGACAGCGCCCTCCTCGACGCGCACGCGGCGTCCGTGGAGCGGCGGGAATGGTGGCTCGCGCGCCTCGAGCGCTGCCACGCCGTCCTCTCGGCGGGCGGCTGA
- a CDS encoding helix-turn-helix domain-containing protein: MARSRENTRARLLEAAHEVFAEVGLDAASVETICERAGFTRGAFYSNFESKDELFLALIRQLSEDKLDEVSVRVKKLSGGSDAIDLVRQIASMSLAERMEPQLLSEVRTQALRDPRLAEAFLAWRAQMLGRIVTIIRDVSELHALPLRMPVADAAALLLDVSEQCSVQAALERLSERQANRAMQSRLEQLVPLLVGSA, translated from the coding sequence ATGGCGCGAAGCCGTGAGAACACGAGGGCTCGACTGCTCGAGGCAGCGCACGAGGTGTTCGCGGAAGTCGGGCTCGACGCGGCATCCGTCGAGACCATCTGCGAACGTGCCGGTTTCACCCGCGGCGCGTTCTACTCGAACTTCGAATCGAAGGACGAACTCTTCCTCGCCCTCATCCGGCAGCTCTCCGAGGACAAGCTCGACGAGGTGTCGGTGCGTGTCAAGAAGCTCTCGGGGGGAAGCGACGCGATCGATCTCGTCCGCCAGATCGCCAGCATGTCGCTCGCAGAGCGGATGGAGCCGCAGCTGCTCAGCGAGGTGCGGACGCAGGCCCTGCGCGACCCGCGACTGGCGGAAGCGTTCCTGGCGTGGCGTGCGCAGATGCTGGGGCGCATCGTGACGATCATCCGCGACGTGAGCGAACTGCACGCCCTCCCGCTCCGGATGCCGGTGGCCGACGCGGCTGCCCTGCTTCTGGACGTGTCGGAGCAGTGCAGCGTGCAGGCAGCTCTCGAGCGACTCTCGGAGCGGCAGGCGAACCGCGCCATGCAGTCACGGCTGGAGCAGCTCGTACCGCTCCTCGTCGGCTCCGCCTGA
- a CDS encoding DUF1206 domain-containing protein — MTSSAKSAAHGAKNSRAVQVLARAGFAASGVVHIVVGVIAISLALGASGGEQADQSGALAQLAAAPGGVFLLWAATIGLAALGLWHLLSAFLDRSASSGKDRTVHIVKNGAKGVVYLVIAFSAGTFAAGGSTSSSGSTSSLTADLLSTSGGVFVVVAIGLVVIGIAAYLVFKGVTHRFERDLSMPSGTAGRGVRILGTVGYVARGIAFAGVGVLFLVGAATNDPEKSTGLDGALRSFAELPAGKILLVLIGVGWIAYGVYAFFRARYTRL; from the coding sequence ATGACCTCCTCAGCCAAGAGCGCGGCGCACGGCGCCAAAAACAGCAGAGCCGTGCAGGTGCTCGCGCGAGCGGGCTTCGCCGCGAGCGGCGTGGTGCACATCGTCGTCGGTGTCATCGCGATCTCCCTCGCCCTCGGCGCATCCGGCGGTGAGCAGGCCGACCAATCGGGCGCCCTGGCTCAGCTCGCGGCTGCTCCCGGGGGCGTTTTCCTGCTGTGGGCCGCGACGATCGGACTCGCCGCGCTGGGTCTGTGGCACCTCCTGAGCGCGTTCCTCGATCGCAGCGCCTCCTCGGGCAAAGACCGCACCGTGCACATCGTCAAGAACGGCGCGAAAGGGGTCGTCTACCTCGTCATCGCGTTCAGCGCGGGAACGTTCGCCGCGGGCGGCTCCACGAGTTCGTCGGGGTCGACCAGCTCCCTGACGGCGGATCTCCTCTCCACTTCCGGAGGCGTCTTCGTCGTGGTCGCGATCGGACTCGTCGTGATCGGCATCGCCGCGTACCTGGTGTTCAAGGGCGTGACGCACCGCTTCGAGCGCGACCTGAGCATGCCGTCGGGCACGGCCGGTCGGGGAGTCCGCATCCTCGGCACCGTCGGCTACGTCGCCCGCGGCATCGCGTTCGCCGGCGTCGGAGTGCTCTTTCTCGTAGGAGCGGCGACGAACGACCCCGAGAAGTCGACCGGACTCGACGGTGCGCTGCGGTCGTTCGCCGAGCTCCCCGCCGGCAAGATCCTGCTCGTCCTGATCGGCGTGGGCTGGATCGCCTACGGCGTCTACGCCTTCTTCCGCGCCCGGTACACCCGCCTCTGA
- a CDS encoding LacI family DNA-binding transcriptional regulator: MTPTLHDVARLAGVSIKTVSNVINGHPHVRQATRENVERAVAELGYMPNLTARNLRSGRTGAIALAVPDLALSYFAELAGMVIAHAEERGVVVLVEQTGGEPGRERELLRSPRLGLTDGLILSPLGLDAADLAARPAAYPTVLLGERVFDVPLDHVTMRNAEAADAATAHLLAAGRRRIAVLGAHDGDAEGAAGLRLQGHRAALDAAGVAFDPELVVATRFWDRSGGADAVRDLVARAVRFDAVFGLNDTLALGAIRALQEAGLRVPHDVAVIGFDDLDEAQYSIPSLTTIDPGRRWIAQTAVDTLLRRVVGEAGEPAAVLSGEFALRVRESAPAG, from the coding sequence ATGACACCCACACTGCACGACGTCGCGCGGCTGGCCGGCGTCTCGATCAAGACCGTGTCGAACGTCATCAACGGTCACCCGCACGTGCGGCAGGCCACCCGCGAGAACGTGGAGCGTGCCGTTGCCGAGCTCGGCTACATGCCGAACCTGACCGCGCGGAACCTGCGGAGCGGCCGGACCGGCGCGATCGCGCTCGCCGTGCCGGATCTCGCGCTCAGCTACTTCGCCGAGTTGGCAGGCATGGTCATCGCACACGCCGAGGAGCGCGGCGTCGTCGTCTTGGTCGAGCAGACCGGCGGCGAGCCCGGCCGGGAGCGCGAGTTGCTGCGGAGCCCTCGGCTCGGGCTGACGGACGGCCTGATCCTCAGCCCCCTAGGACTCGACGCAGCCGACCTGGCTGCGCGTCCGGCGGCGTACCCGACCGTGCTTCTCGGTGAGCGGGTGTTCGACGTGCCGCTCGATCACGTCACGATGCGGAACGCCGAGGCTGCCGATGCGGCGACCGCGCACCTGTTGGCGGCCGGGCGTCGGCGCATCGCCGTCCTGGGTGCGCACGACGGCGACGCCGAGGGCGCTGCGGGGTTGCGCTTGCAGGGGCATCGGGCGGCTCTCGACGCGGCGGGCGTCGCATTCGATCCCGAGCTGGTCGTGGCCACGCGGTTCTGGGATCGCTCCGGCGGCGCCGACGCGGTGCGTGATCTCGTGGCCCGCGCGGTGCGATTCGACGCCGTGTTCGGGCTCAACGACACGCTCGCGCTCGGTGCGATCCGTGCGTTGCAGGAGGCGGGGCTGCGCGTGCCGCACGATGTCGCCGTGATCGGCTTCGACGATCTGGATGAGGCGCAGTACTCGATCCCGTCGCTGACCACGATCGACCCCGGGCGGCGCTGGATCGCGCAGACCGCGGTGGACACGCTCCTGCGTCGGGTCGTCGGCGAGGCAGGCGAGCCCGCAGCGGTGCTGTCGGGCGAGTTCGCCCTGCGGGTGCGGGAGTCGGCGCCCGCCGGCTGA
- a CDS encoding YhgE/Pip domain-containing protein, with protein sequence MTLSIERAQTRRPISWLTILGVLLLPAVIGGVLVAALYNPTERLDALNTAIVNNDKPVEVNGQTTPLGRLLTSGLVEGSDQLDSNLTWTISNTADAKEGLEDGTYDAIVTIPKNFSAAATSTAPGGTPERATIELTSSPDARIVDDAITSQVTSTAASVLGERLTTGYLENVFLGFTTLNEQLGKAADGATQLADGANGAADGAAKLADGASTASEGGYSLADGIRKLQTGADGIATGAGGIATGASGLATGAHRLADGAGAAADGIDTLAGGADKLAGGAAATSNGLDEWSAGARPIADGTQQLADGLTKAAEQTAAIPAVPSELVDGLKALTANGEQNSQAVTAVVDALSAAAEACVPAQAGAELCDQLTDASAQATKALPQLQNTVSDSEQLAKDLDALANFGPNLSQGLSTSAAAAQKLAGGMDQLADGADKLADGAGALSTGAAGLADGAGQAATGVRKLAGGADQLAGGADQLSSGAGQLSTGAQALASGAGSAADGTDQLADGVGALATGAGDLSTGVDKIADGTGDLATGLDKAVDGVPSYTKTQAADLAAIVAKPVVADGGGSSLFGASAVPLLATLALWFGGLASFVVLRAVPRTALASRRSSAALALRALAPGALIGALQGVLVAIIVQLAAGYDMAAWWAFAGMCVLAGVAFAAVNHALVALFGGIGRWVAALVGVMALATGIVSTVPGTLLDVAGLLPTAPAYTAMLAALTDAGGGATAAVGLVLWTVLAAGAGILAVMRHRSTSARAVLAQPA encoded by the coding sequence ATGACTCTCTCCATCGAACGCGCGCAGACCCGGCGCCCCATCTCGTGGCTCACGATCCTCGGCGTGCTGTTGCTTCCCGCCGTCATCGGCGGCGTCCTCGTCGCGGCCCTCTACAACCCGACCGAACGACTCGACGCACTGAACACGGCGATCGTCAACAACGACAAGCCGGTCGAGGTGAACGGTCAGACCACGCCGCTCGGCCGTTTGCTGACGTCGGGTCTCGTCGAAGGATCCGACCAGCTCGACAGCAACCTCACCTGGACGATCTCCAACACCGCCGACGCGAAGGAGGGCCTCGAAGACGGGACGTACGACGCGATCGTCACCATCCCGAAGAACTTCTCCGCGGCCGCGACCTCGACGGCCCCCGGCGGGACCCCCGAGCGCGCCACGATCGAACTGACCTCGTCGCCCGATGCCCGCATCGTCGACGACGCCATCACCTCGCAGGTGACGTCGACCGCGGCATCCGTCCTCGGTGAGCGGCTCACGACGGGCTACCTCGAGAACGTGTTCCTCGGCTTCACCACCCTCAACGAGCAGCTGGGCAAGGCCGCCGACGGTGCGACGCAGCTCGCGGACGGGGCGAACGGTGCCGCCGACGGCGCCGCGAAGCTCGCCGACGGCGCGTCGACCGCCTCGGAAGGCGGATACTCGCTGGCCGACGGCATCCGCAAGCTCCAGACGGGCGCGGACGGCATCGCGACGGGAGCCGGCGGAATCGCGACCGGCGCATCCGGCCTCGCCACCGGCGCGCACCGCCTCGCCGACGGCGCCGGCGCCGCAGCCGACGGCATCGACACCCTCGCGGGCGGCGCCGACAAGCTCGCCGGCGGTGCGGCCGCCACCTCGAACGGCCTCGACGAATGGTCGGCGGGCGCCCGACCGATCGCCGACGGCACGCAGCAGCTCGCCGACGGCCTCACGAAGGCCGCGGAGCAGACCGCCGCGATCCCCGCTGTCCCGTCCGAGCTCGTCGACGGCCTCAAGGCCCTCACCGCGAACGGCGAGCAGAACAGTCAGGCCGTCACGGCCGTCGTCGATGCGCTCTCGGCCGCCGCAGAGGCGTGCGTCCCCGCGCAGGCGGGCGCCGAGCTCTGCGATCAGTTGACGGATGCCTCGGCTCAGGCGACCAAGGCACTCCCTCAGCTGCAGAACACCGTGAGCGATTCGGAGCAGCTCGCGAAGGACCTGGACGCTCTCGCGAACTTCGGTCCGAACCTGAGCCAGGGCCTGAGCACCTCCGCCGCCGCCGCGCAGAAGCTCGCCGGCGGCATGGATCAGCTCGCCGACGGCGCGGACAAGCTCGCTGACGGCGCCGGCGCCCTGTCGACCGGCGCGGCGGGCCTCGCCGACGGCGCGGGCCAGGCCGCCACCGGCGTGCGGAAGCTCGCGGGCGGCGCCGACCAGCTCGCCGGCGGTGCCGACCAGCTGTCCTCGGGCGCCGGTCAGCTCTCGACGGGAGCACAGGCCCTCGCCTCGGGCGCGGGCAGCGCTGCAGACGGTACCGACCAGCTCGCCGACGGCGTGGGCGCCCTGGCGACCGGTGCAGGCGATCTCTCCACCGGCGTCGACAAGATCGCCGACGGCACCGGCGACCTCGCGACCGGCCTCGACAAGGCCGTCGACGGTGTGCCGAGCTACACGAAGACGCAGGCCGCAGACCTTGCCGCGATCGTCGCGAAGCCGGTCGTCGCCGACGGCGGCGGATCGTCGCTGTTCGGGGCGTCTGCGGTGCCGCTGCTCGCCACCCTCGCGCTCTGGTTCGGCGGACTCGCGTCGTTCGTCGTTCTCCGGGCGGTCCCGCGAACGGCACTCGCGTCGCGTCGGTCGTCCGCCGCTCTGGCGCTCCGAGCCCTCGCTCCGGGAGCGCTCATCGGCGCACTCCAGGGCGTCCTGGTCGCGATCATCGTCCAGCTCGCTGCCGGTTACGACATGGCCGCCTGGTGGGCCTTCGCCGGGATGTGCGTGCTGGCCGGAGTCGCCTTCGCAGCCGTCAACCACGCCCTGGTCGCCCTGTTCGGCGGAATCGGACGCTGGGTCGCCGCGCTCGTGGGCGTCATGGCCCTGGCGACCGGGATCGTCTCGACGGTGCCGGGCACGCTCCTCGACGTCGCGGGCCTGCTTCCCACGGCTCCCGCCTACACCGCGATGCTGGCCGCACTGACGGATGCCGGGGGTGGCGCGACCGCTGCCGTCGGCCTCGTGCTCTGGACGGTCCTGGCCGCCGGCGCCGGCATCCTGGCCGTCATGCGGCACCGGTCGACCTCGGCCCGCGCAGTACTGGCACAGCCGGCCTGA